The genomic segment GACAGGGCGCGAGAAGCTGGAATCCGCTCGTCCAATCCACGCTGAATCCGTCAGACGCAATCTCCTATCGCGACTCTCAGCAGAGCAAATCGATACGCTCGTGCGAGTGAGCAACATTCTTGGTGATGAGGAGTAGGCGGGTCGATTCCCTCTCGGGTGCTTCATAAGGCCATGCGATCGCGGGGGATGGGGTAATGATTCATCAGATTACTCACACCAGAGCAGAACGAGCCGTCTCACTCCGAGCCAAACGAGCGAGATCGAGAACCTCGTCCAGCGACCATTGGTCGTAGGCGTGTGAGCCATACTTGCATGCGAGGATCATGCCGCTCGGTGCAATCAGAAAATCAGCGGGTAATCCGAAGCGCCCTCCGCCTGGATTGAGACTTGGCATAGGCATTTGCTTGCGCAGGACTTGACCAAAGCTGCGGATCACTCCTTGAAGGATTCGAACCCAGACACCAGGATGGAACAGTGCGCGCAATTCTGATTGCACATCAAATTGAGCGTACAGCCGCTTCTCGGGGTCCGCGATTACCTCGAATGGCAACCCTGCACAAAACTTGAGAAGTTCGTCTTTGGAGGAGTGAAACACAATTACTTCCCGAACAGAGGCTGCTGCGAGTTCGCGGTGCCTCGCGGCAAAGGAATGCAAGTGCAGGTCGCAGATTGGGCAACCTGCAAATCTTCTGAACTGGAGATGGACGAGTGCTTCCGAATCCGGGATCGCGACTTCCGCGGAACGGATGGAATTCAATCGCCGCTCCTTGACGACGGAACCCGCTTCTAACCGAGTCATTGCACAGCCTCCGAATATCTACCGAACACGGTGTCCAGTTCTGGACATCTGTCCGGGCACTTCATAAGATCAATTCGGGAGCAAGATGCTTTAGACAAATGCGGGTAAGCTGTGCGCTATTGAACAAATGAAGGCAAATCGTCCAGGACTCGGTCGCAATGGCAGAAACGCGGATCGGCGCGTCGCGCGAACCCGCGAGCTTCTGGAACAAGCTCTTCTTTCCCTGATCAAAGAAAAGCCTTTCGAATCCATCTCGGTGCAGGACATCATCCAACGCGCAAATGTCGGCCGAGCTACGTTTTACCTTCATTACGACAATAAGGAAGACCTGTTGGGCAGCGGCTTTTCTGGCCTGCAGGCGGAGCTACGGGAACGCCAGAAAGCACTAAGAGAGCGCGGGGGCGAATTCGACGAAAGACTCTTCGCATTCAGCTACCATCTTCTCGAACACGCTCACAAGCATCGCGAAGTGATCCCCGCAATGGTCGGTAAGCGAGGAGGTGCGGCAATTCAGCACGTCCTGCGGAAACTCCTCGCCGACTTGATGCGCGAAGAAGTAAAGGCAATGATCCACGAAAAGGGACCCGGATCCGTACCTGCGGAAGCAACTGTTGAGTTTCTATCGAGCGGCCTGTTTGGACTTCTCGTCTGGTGGCTGAACGGCAGAATGCGTCTTTCTGTGGAGGAGATGAACGAGGCTTTTCGAAAACTCGCCATTCCCGCGTTGAAGGCGTCTGCCGATCGACGCAGCAGAATTGACCGGCAAGGAAATGCACGGCCATAATTCCGATTCAACCTGCAACCAGTTGCATCTTTTAAAGGACTGACAAATGGAAGAAGGGCTCAAGCAACGTCAGTTCGGGCGGCAGGCCTTCGGCCTCGATCCCGCTGGCTACGATACAGCGCGGCCTGCATATCCGGCTTGGGTATTCGATTTCCTGTGCGAGCATTGTGGCCTTGCGCCGCAGACGGCAACATTCGAAATCGGCGCGGGCACAGGGACGGCAACCCGCCAATTGTTGAAATTGGGCGCAAGCCCTCTAATCGCAATTGAGCCAGACATTCGTCTGGCGACTTTCCTGCGGCGCACAAATCCGGACGCAGGGCTGAGTATCGTCAACATGCCGTTTGAAGATGCGCCGCTGCCGGAGTGCAGCTTCGATCTCGGGCTGAGTGCCACGGCCTTCCATTGGCTCGACGAAGATCTCTCCCTTGCAAAGGTCGCAAGGCTGCTCCGTCCGACCGCCTGGTGGGCGATGCTTTGGAATGTATTTGGCGATCACGATTATCCCGATCCCTTTCACGAAGCAACGAAATCACTTCTGGGGCCGCCATTGGGCCCCTCCGGCGGCACAAACGGAATGCCATTCGCACTCGATGTTGAAGCGAGGCTGACCGCCATGAAGCGAATTGACGCGTTTGACAGTATCGAACATCGGACGAGCAAATGGACCCTTGATCTTGATACCGAGCAGACATTAGAGCTCTACGCCACATACTCCAACATCAATATCCGCCCTGACCGGAACGAAGTACTCGATCATTTGCGTCGTATTGTGGTCGACGAATTCCAGGGCCGCGTCACCAGACATATGATCACCAGTTTGTACGTCGCTCGGCGAAGCAGATAGAACCCGCAATCGGACGGATCTCCGATTTGAATGAGCGCCGCTGCCCCAGCATTCCCAAATGGTCCAAAGAAGACTCTACAAAATGGCTCTACAAAGCATGCCAATTGCGAAGGTACTCTGTCCCCTAATAAACTTCGGCGGAATCGGCATCGCCCAATTCCTGTGCCCGCCCTACAAACTGCAAAGGAAACCCTGGAAGGCTGATGGAATCGATCGCTTCGAAAAAGACGCAGAATGTCCGTCTGACTAGCATCGATATGCTGCGGGGTCTGGTTATGGTGGTCATGGCCCTGGACCACACACGAGACTTCTTTCACCGTGAAGCCGCGCTGTTCTCGCCCACAGACCTCACCAGAACCTCGCCCGGACTGTTCCTCACCCGGTGGGTAACACACTTCTGCCTGCCGGTTTTCATGTTCTGTGCCGGAATAGGAGTGTTCTTATGGAAGCAGCGTGGACATACCAGCGGTGAGCTCTCCCGATACCTTTGTACCCGTGGCGTCTGGTTCGTGCTGCTTGAGCTCACCGTCATGCAGTTCGCCTACGACTTCAACTTCTCGATTCCGCCTCTGATCCTCTTGCTGATTTTGTGGATTTTTGGCATTTGCATGCTCGCCATGGCCGCGCTGGTTCATCTCCCGCTTCGACCGCTGCTCATCTTGAGTCTTGCCATCATCTGCCTGCACAATCTGCTCGACTCGGTTAACCCTTCGAGATTCGCCTCCGCCGTCTGGATCTGGAATCTTCTCCACAGGCCGGGCGTGATCCCCTTCGCAGGGCATCAGGCACTAATCACATACACGGTTTTGCCATGGATCGGCGTCATGGCAGCAGGGTTCTGCTTCGGCCAGCTCTACACGCTTGAACCAGCAATGAGGCAGAAGATCATGACGAGGATCGGTCTTGGAGCCTCGGTTGCATTCTTGGTGCTCCGGATGTTCAATCACTACGGTGATCCAGCGCCGTGGTCGGCCCAAAAGACGATCGGGCTGACGATTCTCTCTTTCCTGAATTGCACAAAGTACCCAGCCTCACTCGATTTCGTGCTGATGACCCTGGGCCCTGCCATCATGCTCCTCGCGTGTCTTGAACGATTCACCCCATCCGCTGTGAGCCCACTCGTCATTTTCGGGCGCGTTCCCCTTTTCTACTTCGTTTTGCATTTCTACCTGATTCATGGTTTGCTGGCTCTGATGTCGTTTGTTCGTTATGGTTCGGCGGCATCCCGATTTGTATTCAATCGACCGCCGTCGATGGGTGGCCCGGCGGTGTTCCCCACCGGCTTCGGTTACAGCCTGTTGGTTGTCTATTCCGTCTGGCTGGGCTTGTTGCTCGTGCTGTATCCGCTGTGCCGATGGTTTGCAGGAGTACGGTCGCGACGGCAAGTGTGGTGGATGAGTTACCTCTAGATGCGGGCCAATGGGCTGCGGCCTGGCGCGAATCGGCAACATGGATATCCGCTTCAACGGCTGGAAATCCGGTTCACCACAGGATTGACGGAAGGTTCTGCCACTACGAAACAATCACGAATAGGATGGGTTTGTGAAGACTTGAATCGGAGGGAATGATTGAAAGCAGGTTGTCTCATGTGTTGATGGTTCGAGATCTCTGCACTGACGCATCCTGAGAAGAGATAAAGAATATGAATGAACTTCCAGCGGTCGCGACTCTTTTCATAGCGCTGGTCCTGGGCTTGCAGCTACCTGCTCAAAGCAACGTGAAGCTCAATCATCAGCAGGCTGAGGATGCGATTGCACAACTGCGGGCAGCCTATGCAGCGTTCAACAGAGGTGATATCGATTCGGCGGTGCGGTTCCTTGACCCCCGTATTGAATGGATAGAACCGGCCGAATTTCCAGGCGGCGGAACCTATCTCGGTTTGGAGGGCGCCAAGCAATATCTCACGCAATCAAGAGCAGGCGCCGCGCAAGTGATCAGCGAGCCAGAACAGTTCATCACCTCGAAAGATCGCATCGTTGTCTTTGTGCATGCCAGAGTGTTGCCGAAAGGGAGCTCTACCTGGAGCGAGGCACGGCTTGCCGATGTCTACACATTTCGCGACGGACGCGCAACAAATATGCGCGCGTTCGCAAAAAGAGAGGATGCCCTCCGCTGGGCCGGCGTGACAGCATCGTCGAAACCGTAGCTCCTCTGGCGAAACCTAAAGTCACCGCGAAAGAGCAGCACTCTGACGCGACAGAAGAGTCGCAACATAACCGCTGAGGAACAAAACTCGCCCCACAATACAACTCATCACCAGGGAGATAAGAATGTCGAAGGTTCGTGTCGCAGGGTTTGGCGTTACTTTGGATGGCTTCAGTGCGGGAGTTGACCAGAGCTTGGAGGATCCGTTGGGCAAGCGCGGACCCGAGATTTTCCAATGGTTCTTCCATACGAATACCTTCCGTTCTATGCATGGCGGAGATGGTGGATCAGTTGGCGACATCGATGATCAATTTGCCCATGCGGCGATGGACAATTTCGGAGCGTTCATCCTCGGCCGGAACATGTTTGGTCCGGTACGTGGTCAATGGCCCGACGAATCCTGGAGAGGATGGTGGGGTGATAATCCGCCATACCACGCACCAACTTTCGTTCTCACTCATCACGAGCGAGCCCCGTTGGTAATGGAGGGCGGAACGACATTCTATTTTGTGACTGGAGGAATCGAAGAAGCATTGCAGCGCGCGAAGGAAGCCGCAGGCAGCAAAGACGTGAAGATCGGTGGTGGCGTTTCTACCGTGCGTCAGTATCTTAAGGCTGGTTTGATCGATTCCCTGCACCTTGCGTCAGTTCCGGTTCTACTCGGCCAGGGCGAAGCCTTGTTCCAGGGCTTGGATCTGTGTGCGCTCGGATTCCGGGTTACCGCCTCCAAGGCTTCGGAGTACGCGACTCACCTCACGCTCGAGAAGGTTTGAGAATTCTACGTGGGCCGACGTCTTTTGCGGATCTCAAGAACTGAATGAGAACCTGTGAGAGCGTCGGCCGACTGGTCCCTGATCGCGCGACATTTCATCCGAGGCGCCTGCTCATTGTGTTGCATCGCTCTGAGAACGCCACCCAATCATGGCTCCCAGGCCAGAACTCAGCAGCAGCACTCCGACATGCCACACCAGCAGATGCGCAGTTTGAAAGTTCGGGCAATGCAATTCCAGCATGGTCACGCCAGCGAGCCCTGCTAGCGTGCCGCTGACCAGGCCCGTAGTGCGCGCGTCCGTTGCAAAACCACGCCGGAGTGCAACCCGGGCCAGTAACGCGGCGAAAATTCCAGTGCCGGTTCCAAGTGCGAGGCACACTATACCCGCACGCCAGAAATGGGTCGTATGAAAGTCGCGGAAAAACAGAAACAGCACCGCCGCAATTGCGACCGCCGCTATTCCCAGCAGCGTGCCGGACGAGAAACGCCGCCGGGCCCCCGGGATGATCGTGCGCACCAGTTCCGGAGCCGCAACCAGCACGAGGATCGCCAGCACGGAGAACACTCCTGCGCGCGCCGCAGTATCCATGTGCCTCACACCAGGGAAGCCCAGCGAAGCCGCTGCTGCCACCGCCACTACCGCGTAGACAAAAACCAGTCGCGCAGCGAGTAGCCACATAGGAGGCAGCGGGCGCACCGGCCGCATCGATCCAGCCACCGAGTGGGCAATCCGCGAGAGTGTCTCCGCTCCCGGACCTTCCGGGACCTTGGCGTCGTGCAGTAATCGATCGAGTTCGCGGTCGTTCAACGTGACGCCTCCGTTTTATTCCCACTGAAGCCGAATGCCTGCCTCAGCTTCTTGTAAGCCCGATGCGCCTTCTGTTTCACCGACCCGACCGTCGCGGATGTCGCTCTGGCCACTTCTTCCAGCGAGAGGCCTTCCACCTTTAACATCTGCACAACTTCGCGTTCACCCGTGGAGAGCGGCGCAAGAAGCGCCTCAAGCCCGAACTCCTCCACCCGTCCCCCTGAGGTGTTCGTCATTTCTACGCTCTCTTCCAACACATCCTCTTTGGCCGTTGTCCGTATCGCCTTCCTGTAATGATCTACCCGCACGTGGCGTGCAATCGCATAGAACCACGCGAGCGCGGGCTCACCCTGCCGATACGTGTGCCTCACCCGATGAATGCGCAGCCATGTCTCCTGCAAAAGATCATCGGCCTCAGCGCGACTGACCTCCTGCACAGCAAAGAACCGGTGAAGCCTCGGGCTGACTGCATGAATCAGCGTCGTTGCCGCACTCGTGTCGCCCTGCTGATAAAGGGCCATAAGCGTTTCGATGTTCTCTTGCGCGTCCATCTGCGGTGCCTTTGCAATCTCTACCAGTACCGGCGCCGCTGCCGCAAGGTGATACGCGTTTGATCCCTTCTATTGGGATTCGTTCCGG from the Occallatibacter riparius genome contains:
- a CDS encoding RNA polymerase sigma factor, with the translated sequence MDAQENIETLMALYQQGDTSAATTLIHAVSPRLHRFFAVQEVSRAEADDLLQETWLRIHRVRHTYRQGEPALAWFYAIARHVRVDHYRKAIRTTAKEDVLEESVEMTNTSGGRVEEFGLEALLAPLSTGEREVVQMLKVEGLSLEEVARATSATVGSVKQKAHRAYKKLRQAFGFSGNKTEASR
- a CDS encoding DUF1624 domain-containing protein; amino-acid sequence: MESIASKKTQNVRLTSIDMLRGLVMVVMALDHTRDFFHREAALFSPTDLTRTSPGLFLTRWVTHFCLPVFMFCAGIGVFLWKQRGHTSGELSRYLCTRGVWFVLLELTVMQFAYDFNFSIPPLILLLILWIFGICMLAMAALVHLPLRPLLILSLAIICLHNLLDSVNPSRFASAVWIWNLLHRPGVIPFAGHQALITYTVLPWIGVMAAGFCFGQLYTLEPAMRQKIMTRIGLGASVAFLVLRMFNHYGDPAPWSAQKTIGLTILSFLNCTKYPASLDFVLMTLGPAIMLLACLERFTPSAVSPLVIFGRVPLFYFVLHFYLIHGLLALMSFVRYGSAASRFVFNRPPSMGGPAVFPTGFGYSLLVVYSVWLGLLLVLYPLCRWFAGVRSRRQVWWMSYL
- a CDS encoding TetR/AcrR family transcriptional regulator — encoded protein: MKANRPGLGRNGRNADRRVARTRELLEQALLSLIKEKPFESISVQDIIQRANVGRATFYLHYDNKEDLLGSGFSGLQAELRERQKALRERGGEFDERLFAFSYHLLEHAHKHREVIPAMVGKRGGAAIQHVLRKLLADLMREEVKAMIHEKGPGSVPAEATVEFLSSGLFGLLVWWLNGRMRLSVEEMNEAFRKLAIPALKASADRRSRIDRQGNARP
- a CDS encoding class I SAM-dependent methyltransferase → MEEGLKQRQFGRQAFGLDPAGYDTARPAYPAWVFDFLCEHCGLAPQTATFEIGAGTGTATRQLLKLGASPLIAIEPDIRLATFLRRTNPDAGLSIVNMPFEDAPLPECSFDLGLSATAFHWLDEDLSLAKVARLLRPTAWWAMLWNVFGDHDYPDPFHEATKSLLGPPLGPSGGTNGMPFALDVEARLTAMKRIDAFDSIEHRTSKWTLDLDTEQTLELYATYSNINIRPDRNEVLDHLRRIVVDEFQGRVTRHMITSLYVARRSR
- a CDS encoding DUF1109 domain-containing protein, yielding MNDRELDRLLHDAKVPEGPGAETLSRIAHSVAGSMRPVRPLPPMWLLAARLVFVYAVVAVAAAASLGFPGVRHMDTAARAGVFSVLAILVLVAAPELVRTIIPGARRRFSSGTLLGIAAVAIAAVLFLFFRDFHTTHFWRAGIVCLALGTGTGIFAALLARVALRRGFATDARTTGLVSGTLAGLAGVTMLELHCPNFQTAHLLVWHVGVLLLSSGLGAMIGWRSQSDATQ
- a CDS encoding peroxiredoxin-like family protein, which produces MTRLEAGSVVKERRLNSIRSAEVAIPDSEALVHLQFRRFAGCPICDLHLHSFAARHRELAAASVREVIVFHSSKDELLKFCAGLPFEVIADPEKRLYAQFDVQSELRALFHPGVWVRILQGVIRSFGQVLRKQMPMPSLNPGGGRFGLPADFLIAPSGMILACKYGSHAYDQWSLDEVLDLARLARSETARSALV
- a CDS encoding dihydrofolate reductase family protein, coding for MSKVRVAGFGVTLDGFSAGVDQSLEDPLGKRGPEIFQWFFHTNTFRSMHGGDGGSVGDIDDQFAHAAMDNFGAFILGRNMFGPVRGQWPDESWRGWWGDNPPYHAPTFVLTHHERAPLVMEGGTTFYFVTGGIEEALQRAKEAAGSKDVKIGGGVSTVRQYLKAGLIDSLHLASVPVLLGQGEALFQGLDLCALGFRVTASKASEYATHLTLEKV
- a CDS encoding nuclear transport factor 2 family protein yields the protein MKLNHQQAEDAIAQLRAAYAAFNRGDIDSAVRFLDPRIEWIEPAEFPGGGTYLGLEGAKQYLTQSRAGAAQVISEPEQFITSKDRIVVFVHARVLPKGSSTWSEARLADVYTFRDGRATNMRAFAKREDALRWAGVTASSKP